The following DNA comes from Pirellulales bacterium.
AAAGAACAAGGAAAATTCAACAAGAAGCAGCTCAACGCATTCCGCAACTCCCAATTGCCTAATCCGCGCCAGCCGTAAACCCAGGCTTTACGCCAGGATGCAGCCAGGGACCGGGTCTACCGCAATGTGAGTCGCCGCTGAATTACCACCAAAAATCCGTAATCGCGCCAGCACCAAATTTCTAACCTAACACAATCAGCAACACCTTGCCAAGGGATAATTTGGCAGGAAGGGCATTTTTTGTGCCAAGGAAGACTGGAATCTCTATCGCGTATTGCCACCCAGTTCCAGGGGGTCCCATGGGAAAATGGCTATTCCCATGGGCTGGGTAGGTGGCAAAACCTGGAATTTGGGGCAAATTCCGCGTTTTACTTGAGGGCGATCTTGCCGCCCGCTTCTTCCAGCTCTTTCTTGAGCTTTTCAGCGTCTTCCTTGGAAATGCCTTCCTTGACCTTGCTGGGTGCTCCCTCGACCAGGTCCTTGGCTTCCTTCAGACCCAAACCGGTGGCCGCCCGGACAACCTTGATCACGCCGATTTTCTTGTCGGCGGCAAAGCTTTCCAAAATGACGTCAAACTCGGTCTTTTCAACAGCGGCGGGAGCAGCCGCGCCACCGCCACCCGCGGCGGGACCAGCCATTACCACGGCGCCGCCAGCAGCGGCCTTGATTCCGTGGACGTTTTCCAGATAATCGCTCAGTTCCTTGGCTTGCTTAAGGGTCAAGGCCACGATCTTGTCGCCAAGATCCTTGGTCAGAGCGGAATAATCAACTGCGGTATCAGTGGACATGGTCGCAACGATCCTTTCTCACGAAAACGCCGCCGGGCCGATCCCAACCACGGCAACGCACAACAGAATGGTTCAAAAAACTCAAATACCAACGTGTATGAACAAACGGCGGCAATCACGGCCGCCGGCAAAAACAATCAGCCAGCCACTTACGACTTAGTCACCAACGCTATCTCGCCACCAACCCGCCCCAAACGCCAAACTGCCCACCCATTACAACCAGCCATGAACATCGGTCAAACGAGCAAGTCCGCGAGCCAGTCGCTAAAAACGCCAAGCAATCGTCGCCGCTATTCCGCGGCCGGCGCCTCGGCCTTTTCCAGATCCTCCAGCTTTTGCTTGATTTGACTGGCAAGCGTCCCGCCAATTCCAATCAACTGCGCCGCCAACTGGGCACCCGGACCAGAGATCTGACCCGCAATCTTGGCCAAGACTTCTGTCCGGCTAGGCCACGTGCTGACAGCCTTGACGCCGTCCGGAGCCAAACGTTCTCCATCCACCGCGCCACCGCGGGGAATTAGCTTTTCAAAGCCCTTTTTTTCTGAAATTTCGATGATTTCCTTGGCGAGACTGACGATGTCCTCTCCCCCCCAAACCACCGCCAAAGAACCCTCGGTCTCCACAAAGGCATTCTCAATGGGAGTGCCCCGCGTGGCCAGACGCGCCAGGCTGTTCTTAATCACGGTCAAGTGAATATTTTTGGCACGCAAGTCGGTCCGCAGCTTGGCGGTTTGCTCGGAATTCAGGCCGATGCAATTCACCAACAGCACATCATTGACGCCCGTCAGCTTGCGCTTTAGATCGTCAATCATCATGTTTTTAACTAACTTGCTCATCGCAATTCACCTAACTCAGAAATATTTGAATTTCAGGACCGGGCCACCGAACACCACCCCGCCTTGCCTACCACCGACTTCACTCCACACCCATCATCGCCCAACCTGACAGATCAGACGGATAGCCAGGCAACCCAACCTAACGAGCCACCCAACCTAAATGGCTACCATGAGACCAGGACTCATGGTGGCGGAGATAGAGACAGTCTTGACATACTGCCCCTTAACCGCCGTCGGCTTTAAGTGCAGGACATGATCAATGAAGGCCTGAATGTTCTCCACCAGCTTTTGCTCGTCAAAACTTAGCTTGCCAGTCACGGCATGAATGATTCCGCCGGCATCATTGCGAAACTCCACCTTGCCTGCCTTGTACTCTTTGACTGTTTTGGCGATATCCGGCGTGACCGTTCCAGCGCGGGGAGAAGGCATTAAACCACGTGGGCCTAAGACCTTTCCCAGGGGACCGACCAGACCCATCATATCCGGAGCGGCGATACAGACATCAAATTCCGTCCAGCCATCTTTGATTTTCTTGGCCAGATCATCGGTGCCGACCTCGTCCGCGCCGGAAGCCTTGGCCTGATCCGCCAAATCACCCTTGGCAAACACTACCACCCGCTTGGACTTGCCAATACCGTGGGGCAGGACGATGGAGCCGCGCACGAGTTGGTCGGCTTGCTTCGCGTCGATTCCCAACCGCATGGCGATTTCGACCGATTGATCGAACTTTAAACCGCCGAATTGCTTCAGAATCTTGACCGCCTCGGCCAAGGGGAGCGGAGTCTTCGACGAAGGAACTTTCGCCGCGAGCGCTTTATTACGTTTTGATTGTAGTGGCATAGTGATCCACACTTTCCTGGTCCAAGCCGCATCCCACGCCCCAGTGGCGGGTTTGCGTCCCAGAAAAAATGACAGACTTTCGATTCTAACACATCCAGCCAAATGTCAAGCCAAGAAAATAATTGTATAATTATTTTTCAGCTTTCCGCTTAAACTATAGTCCGCCTCCCCCGCAACTACGCTGCCATCGGCTATTTCCGGCCATTTAGCGCCGTGAATTAGCCTTCCACCACCAAGCCCATGCTACGGGCGGTCCCTTCGATCATCCGCCGGGCGTGTTCGGCGTCGCGGGCGTTCAGATCGGCCATTTTCAATTTAACAATTTTATCCAATTGTTCTTTGTTGACCTTGCCGACTTTGGTTTTGTTAGGCACACCAGAACCTTTTTCGATCTTGGCGGCTTCCTTCAAAAGGGCGGCGGCGGGGGGACTTTTGGTGATAAAGTCAAAACTGCGGTCGTTGTAAACATTGACCACCACGGGAATAGGCATTCCCTTGGCTTCCTTGGTGCGATCATTAAACTGGGAGACAAATTGGCCAAGGTTGATGCCAAATTTACCCAGGGAAGTACCAACCGGGGGGGCGGGGGTGGCCTGACCGCCGGGAACCTGAAACTTTGCCGTGCCAACCAATTGCTTAGCCATACTGACTCACCTGAACACAAAAATGAATTGTCGATTGAAAATTGAAACTTTAAATTTCGCTAATAAAAACACAAAACGGCACCGAGCCAATTCGATCCCCTGCGGGTGGTAAACCTCGGCTTAATCCACTTTTTCCACCAGCCAATACTCAATATCCACGGGAGTGGGACGGCCAAAAATATTGACCATGACTGTAACGCGCCCCTTGGCCTCGTCAATGGCTTCGATTACCCCCTCAAAGTTGATAAAGTTCCCTTCCTTGATCCGCACCTTATCGCCCGATTTGTACTTGATGGCGACCTTTGGTTGTTCGGCGGGACCATCCTCTGTCTTGGGCAGGATTTTGGCAATATCGGCCGCCGACATGGGAGTGGGACGCCCCATCGCCCCGGTAAAGTCGCCAATGCCGGAAGTCTCGCGCACGATATACCAGGTGTCGTCGTTGATTTCCATGTTGACAACGATGTAACCGGGATACAATTTCCGCTTGGTAGTACGCTTCTTGCCGTTGCGAAATTCGGTGATAAGCTCTACGGGAACGACAATCTCGCCAAAATAACGTTCCAGGCCAGCCATGGCAATTTTGCGTCGCAGCGTGTCACAAACGGAGTCCTCGCGATTGGTCGCCACCTTGAGGATATACCAATGCATCTGCGCGGGAGGTTCCTCAAGCGCGGTCATGGCTTCTTGATACTCGGCGGCGGTTTTGGTGCGCCGAGGCTTGACCGTGGGGACCACGATAGTGGCTGGTTCGTCCGCTTCTTCGGCGGTTGACGCGGCAGGCGTTACATCTACGCCATTAACATGCGGGCTGGCTATATCACTGGCCAGGTGCTCATCAACCCTAACATCAACGGGAGCAGACTGATTGGCGGCAGCTTCCACCTTGGCGGCCTCATCAAATACGGTGGAAAATCCAGGTTCAGGGGAACTTTCCCCCTGGAGATGTTGGTCGGTGGATGGAGCCTGATCAACGGCAACTGTCGCCTGATCCAGAGCAACATCTACTTCAGCTGTTGCCGCGTCAGGGTGTTGACCGGAGACGGCATTCTCCAATGGCGGTTCAGCGCTCGCTGTTAAATTTTCGAAATCTTGCATAGCCGGTGTCGCGGGCGCGACACCACTTGCGCCAGCCGTTGTTTCAACCGCTGCGTCAGATGCCAAATCAGCGGGCGCCACCGCCGCTTCATCCCCTGCCTGCCGCGGGTGTCCGTCATCCAGCGTATTGTCTAACATCTCGTCCTGCACTGCACTACTCTCCGATGGTCATTACCCATCCAAAAAAATCGGTCCCCCCAGATTCCACGAGTGGTCATGAATGAATCACACCGATCAGCCGGAACAACCCAAACCACACGGTATCAAAAAACCATAACAGCAGGGCCATGGCCAACATCACGAATATCACCACCACCGAACTACGCAACAATTCGGCCTGCGTGGGCCAAGAGATCTTGTTAAACTCCCCTTCCACGTTGATTAAAAAGTCGGCAAAACGCGGGATGTTGACCACCCGATAACTAAGCCAAGCCCCCACGGCGGAGATGGCAAAAAACATGCTCCAATAAGTGCTGCCTGCGTCATAGCCAAAGTATGGCGGCAACCGCCATGCCAAAGCCAGGAAAAACGCCAATAGGCCAAAAAAGGTCGCCTGCCGCATAATGCGGCCCTGCGAACGCTTGTACAACCCAAACTGGAATAATTCCGCGAATACCGAGGGGGCTAACGCTTCTTTTTTTTCTGCCATGGCTTATTGCTCCACAAATTCGCATCCTGCAAAAAATACCATCCACCAAGGCCCATCCCGGTGCCTTACCGCCCATCCTGATGCCTTACAAACGTCTACCAGCGGCACACTTGACAAGGGACTGGTACAGGTCCAACGCCGCAAGTTATCCGGCGAGCCACTTTTTGATACGACACTGCTTGACTAAAACACTGCCTGCCACTAATCATCCCCCCCAACCACCCCATCCATTCCAACAGACCCTAACCCTCCCAACGGAAATGTCACCCGGCAATCAGCATGGGCGGAGGGAATCGAACCCCCAACCTGCGGTTTTGGAAACCGCTGCTCTGCCAATTGAGCTACGCCCATCCGCTCATTAATGAGCAAAACACGCCAGCCGAAAAAACCAAAGACGGACGCGAGAAATTGACTCCCGTGTCCGCCCTGGGAAAATTCCACCTAACCGTCAACTTAGGCCAAAATCTTCGTCACGACGCCGGAACCGACCGTTTTGCCCCCTTCACGGATAGCAAAGCGGACCCCTTCGTCCATGGCGATGGGGGCCATCAGCTCCACGCTTAGCTTGGCATTATCGCCGGGCATGCACATTTCAGCGCCCCCCAGCAAATTGGCGGAGCCGGTGACGTCGGTCGTGCGGAAATAAAACTGCGGCTTATATCCAGA
Coding sequences within:
- the rplL gene encoding 50S ribosomal protein L7/L12 — encoded protein: MSTDTAVDYSALTKDLGDKIVALTLKQAKELSDYLENVHGIKAAAGGAVVMAGPAAGGGGAAAPAAVEKTEFDVILESFAADKKIGVIKVVRAATGLGLKEAKDLVEGAPSKVKEGISKEDAEKLKKELEEAGGKIALK
- the rplJ gene encoding 50S ribosomal protein L10, which gives rise to MSKLVKNMMIDDLKRKLTGVNDVLLVNCIGLNSEQTAKLRTDLRAKNIHLTVIKNSLARLATRGTPIENAFVETEGSLAVVWGGEDIVSLAKEIIEISEKKGFEKLIPRGGAVDGERLAPDGVKAVSTWPSRTEVLAKIAGQISGPGAQLAAQLIGIGGTLASQIKQKLEDLEKAEAPAAE
- the rplA gene encoding 50S ribosomal protein L1, which gives rise to MPLQSKRNKALAAKVPSSKTPLPLAEAVKILKQFGGLKFDQSVEIAMRLGIDAKQADQLVRGSIVLPHGIGKSKRVVVFAKGDLADQAKASGADEVGTDDLAKKIKDGWTEFDVCIAAPDMMGLVGPLGKVLGPRGLMPSPRAGTVTPDIAKTVKEYKAGKVEFRNDAGGIIHAVTGKLSFDEQKLVENIQAFIDHVLHLKPTAVKGQYVKTVSISATMSPGLMVAI
- the rplK gene encoding 50S ribosomal protein L11, with protein sequence MAKQLVGTAKFQVPGGQATPAPPVGTSLGKFGINLGQFVSQFNDRTKEAKGMPIPVVVNVYNDRSFDFITKSPPAAALLKEAAKIEKGSGVPNKTKVGKVNKEQLDKIVKLKMADLNARDAEHARRMIEGTARSMGLVVEG
- the nusG gene encoding transcription termination/antitermination protein NusG — its product is MLDNTLDDGHPRQAGDEAAVAPADLASDAAVETTAGASGVAPATPAMQDFENLTASAEPPLENAVSGQHPDAATAEVDVALDQATVAVDQAPSTDQHLQGESSPEPGFSTVFDEAAKVEAAANQSAPVDVRVDEHLASDIASPHVNGVDVTPAASTAEEADEPATIVVPTVKPRRTKTAAEYQEAMTALEEPPAQMHWYILKVATNREDSVCDTLRRKIAMAGLERYFGEIVVPVELITEFRNGKKRTTKRKLYPGYIVVNMEINDDTWYIVRETSGIGDFTGAMGRPTPMSAADIAKILPKTEDGPAEQPKVAIKYKSGDKVRIKEGNFINFEGVIEAIDEAKGRVTVMVNIFGRPTPVDIEYWLVEKVD
- the secE gene encoding preprotein translocase subunit SecE, producing MAEKKEALAPSVFAELFQFGLYKRSQGRIMRQATFFGLLAFFLALAWRLPPYFGYDAGSTYWSMFFAISAVGAWLSYRVVNIPRFADFLINVEGEFNKISWPTQAELLRSSVVVIFVMLAMALLLWFFDTVWFGLFRLIGVIHS